Sequence from the Miscanthus floridulus cultivar M001 chromosome 16, ASM1932011v1, whole genome shotgun sequence genome:
GAGCCTCGCCTTCGACCGCCGCGGCCAGGGCCCCTACGCCGGCGTCTCCGACGGCCGCGTCCTCAAGTGGGGCGGCAGCGCACTCGGCTGGACCACGTTCGCCCACGGCGCAAACTACCGGAAGATCCCCCTGTGCACGGCGTCCGTGGGGCCGTCGGAGCAAACGGAGAGCATGTGCGGCCGCCCGCTTGGACTGCAGTTCTTCGCCATGACCGGTGATCTCTACATCGCCGACGCGTACATGGGGCTCATGAAGGTCGGGCCCAACGGCGGCGAGGCGCAGGTGCTGGCGACGCAAGCGGCGGACGGCGTGCCGTTCCACTTCGTCAACGGGCTCGACGTCGACCAGGCCACCGGGGACGTATACTTTACGGACAGCAGCACCACCTACCCGCGCAGGTTCAACACCGAGATTATGATGAACGCCGATGCGACGGGGCGGCTGCTCAAGTACGACGCGCGGACGAAGCAAGTCACCGTGCTCAAGGCCGATCTGCCGTACCCCAACGGCGTGGCGGTCAGCACCGACAGGACACATGTGGTGGTGGCGCACACCGTGCCGTGCCAGGCGTTCAGGTACTGGCTCAAGGGGCCCAAGGCCGGCCAGTACGAGCTCCTCGCGGACCTGCCTGGGTACCCGGACAACGTGAGGCGCGACGCCAGGGGCGGCTACTGGGTAGCGCTGAACCAGGAGAAGGCACGGCTCGACGCGACGGCACCTCCAATGAAGCATCTCGTTGGCGTCCGGCTTGGCGTAGATGGCACTGCGGTGGAGGAGCTGACGGCGGTCAAGGGTGTGACACTGAGTGACGTCTCTGAGAAGGACGGGCAGCTGTGGCTGGGATCTGTAGAATTGGACTACGTAGGCCTAGTTTAGATTACTACACTAGCTACAGTATTTTTTATTTAAGGAAGACCTGGTTTTCAGAATAGACCGTAACTTTAGTTAGACTGCACATTATGCATGTATA
This genomic interval carries:
- the LOC136509977 gene encoding protein STRICTOSIDINE SYNTHASE-LIKE 10-like; the protein is MGRIKRAASLLFAVALALLLPASFCAAEPIKTTPTHWSFHLPLPDGVTGAESLAFDRRGQGPYAGVSDGRVLKWGGSALGWTTFAHGANYRKIPLCTASVGPSEQTESMCGRPLGLQFFAMTGDLYIADAYMGLMKVGPNGGEAQVLATQAADGVPFHFVNGLDVDQATGDVYFTDSSTTYPRRFNTEIMMNADATGRLLKYDARTKQVTVLKADLPYPNGVAVSTDRTHVVVAHTVPCQAFRYWLKGPKAGQYELLADLPGYPDNVRRDARGGYWVALNQEKARLDATAPPMKHLVGVRLGVDGTAVEELTAVKGVTLSDVSEKDGQLWLGSVELDYVGLV